In Embleya scabrispora, the DNA window GTCTCCAGCAGGCCGCCCGGGGCGATCTCGCCGACGGTGCTGACCGGAACCTCGACCGTGACCGTCTCGCCCTTCTGGACGATCAGGAGGTCGACGTGCTCGAGGTGCCGCTTGATCGGGTGCCGCTGGACGTCCTTGGGCAGGGCGAGCTGCGCCTTGCCGTCGATGTCCAGCGAGAACAGCACGTTGGGGGTCTTGAGCGCGAGCATGAGCTCGTGGCCCGGAAGCGCAAGGTGAAGCGGAGCGGAGCCGTGACCGTAGAGGACGGCCGGCACCTTACCCGCGCGACGGGCGCGACGGGCGGCACCCTTGCCGAACTCGGAACGCGGCTCGGCGACGATACGGACCTCGGACACGACGGGTACTCCTCGAACGACGCGGTGGCGGATGGCGGGGCGGGGTCCCCATGATGCGGATCGACTGCGGACGGTGATCGCCGGAGCCGGTTCGTAGGTGCCCGAGTGGCACCGGGTCCCCTGCAAAAGCCTTGGAGGAGTACACGACACACAACTACCGCGTCGATCACGGAGCAAGTAGCGCGCATCCCTCGCCGGGCAACCCCGTTAGCCTACCCGCTCATCTCGGTCGACCCGAAATCGGGTCGCGACAAGCACCACTCGAACGAGTGATGGCGCGCGCCCCGGTCGGGGCACGATACCGCGAAGAGCGAGCGGGCACACATACGCCGCCCGGCCGAACGGACGGGCGGCGTACGCGAGTTGGAACAGTCGAGACTCGGCATCCCGCTAAGGTGCCGAATGTCGGCGGGGCCTTCGGATCAGCTGTGACCCTCGAACAGGCTCGTGACCGAGCCGTCCTCGAACACCTCGCGGATCGCGCGGCCCACCATCGGGGCGATCGACAGGACGGTCAGCTTGTCGAACCGACGCTCCTCCTCGATCGGCAGCGAGTTGGTCACGATGACCTCGCTGATCCGCGAGTTCTTCAGCCGGTCCACGGCGGGGCCGGAGAGCACCGCGTGGGTGGCGGCCACGATCACGTCGGCCGCGCCGTTCTCGTACAGCGCGTCGGCGGCGGCGCAGATCGTGCCACCGGTGTCGATCATGTCGTCGACCAGCACACAGGTGCGGCCGGTGACGTCACCGACCACCTCGTGCACGGTGACCTCGTTGGCGATGTTCGGGTCGCGGCGCTTGTGGATGATCGCCAGCGGGGCGCCGAGGCGGTCCGTCCACTGGTCGGCCACCCGGACCCGGCCGGCGTCCGGGGAGACCACGGTCAGCCGCTCGCGGTCCACCCGCTTGCCCACGTGGTCGGCCAGCAGCGGCAGCGCGAACAGGTGGTCCACCGGGCCGTCGAAGAAGCCCTGGATCTGCGAGGTGTGCAGGTCCACGGCCATCAGTCGGTCGGCACCCGCGGTCTTGAACAGGTCCGCCATCAGCCGCGCCGAGATCGGCTCGCGACCGCGGTGCTTCTTGTCCTGACGGGCGTAGCCGTAGAACGGGACGATGACCGTGATGCGCTTGGCGGAGGCCCGCTTGAGCGCGTCGATCATGATCAGCTGTTCCATGATCCACGTGTTGATCGGAGCCGTGTGGCTCTGGATCACGAACGCGTCGGCACCTCGTACGGAGTCCTCGAACCGTACGTAGATCTCCCCGTTGGCGAACTCGAAGGCCTTGGTGGGAACGAGGTCCGCACCGAGCTCCGAGGCCACCTCCTTCGCAAGTTCGGGGTGGGCCCTGCCCGTGAAGAGCATGAGCTTGCGCTCAGGCGTCACCTTGATCCCGCTCACAGCACCGTCTCCTTGCCATTCGCCTCGGCAGAACCGTCGTTCGGCCCGGCCGTTGTGTGCACGTCACCCGCGTCGCCCTGGCTCGACGCGAGCGCGCGTTCGGCGGCCTGCGCCGAGGCCGTACCCGCGCGTTTGCGTGCGACCCACCCGTCGATGTTGCGTTGGCGCCCCCGCGCCACCGCCATCACACCGGGTGGGACATCTTCGGTGATCGCCGATCCGGCGGCCGTGTAGGCGCCGTCGCCGATCTCGATCGGGGCGACCAGCATGGTGTCGCTGCCCACGCGGACGTGGTCGCCGACCACTGTGTGGTGCTTGTTCACGCCGTCGTAGTTCACGAAGATCGTGGCCGCGCCGATGTTGGTGCCCACACCGATGGTCGCATCCCCGACATAGGTCAGGTGCGGCACCTTCGAACCCTCGCCGACCACGGCGTTCTTCATCTCCACGAAGCCGCCGGCCTTGGCCTTGGCGGCGAGGCGGGTACCGGGCCGCAGGTAGGTGTACGGGCCCACGGTCGCCTCGGGGCCGATCTCGGCCCCCTCGCTCGTGGTGTTGTACACGTGTGCCCGCGGCCCGACGACCGTGTCGAGCAGCGTGCAGTTGGGCCCCACCACGGCCTCGGCGGCGATGCTGGTGACGCCGTGCAGCTGGGTGTTGGGGTGCACGACGGCATCCGGCTCGAACGTCACGTCGACGTCGATCCAGGTGGTCGCGGGGTCGATCACGGTGACCCCGGCGCGCATCACGGCCTCGATCAGGCGGTCGTTGAACACCCGCCGTGCCTGGGCGAGCTGCACCCGGTCGTTGACGCCCAGGATCTCCCGGTGGTCCACGGCGGCCGCGGCGCCCACCCGGTGTCCGGCCTCGCGCAGCACGTGCAGCGTGTCGGTGAGGTATTCCTCGCCCTGGCTGTTGTGCGGGGTGATCTGGCCCAGCGCCTCGCGCAGCAGCTTGCCGTCGAACGCGTACACGCCGGAGTTGATCTCGGCGATCGCGCGCTGCGCGGCGGTGGCGTCCTTGTGCTCGACGATCGCGGTGACCGCGCCGCGCCCGTCGGGGGTGTTCTCCCGGACGATCCGGCCGTAGCCGGCGGGGTCGGGCACCACCGCGGAGAGCACGGTGACGGCGTTGCCCTCGCTCTCGTGGGTGGCGACCAGGGCGGCCAGGCTGTCCGAGGTCAGCAGCGGGGTGTCCCCGCAGGTGACCAGGACCACTCCGTCGGGTTCGCGGCTGCTCGCGGCGAGCCCGTCCAGGGCGACGCGCACGGCGTGGCCGGTGCCGTTCTGTTCCTCCTGGACGACCACCTTGGCGGTCGGGTCCAGTACGGAGAGGTAGGCGGCGACCTTGTCGCGGCCGTGGCCGACGACGACGATCAGGTCTTCGGGGTCCAGTCGTCGGGCGGCCTCGACCACGTGCCCGACCATGGCGCGACCGGCCAGGGCGTGCAGGACCTTCGGGGTGGTCTTGGAGCGCATGCGGGTGCCCTCACCCGCAGCGAGTACGACGACGGCAGCCGGGCGGATGGGGCTCACAGAGCAAGGCTCCTCGGCATCGCTGGCGGGTGATGCCCGACGACTCCGAAGGCCGACTTCGGAGATACGAAACGACGGCACGACGAAGTCGAGCCGAACAAACCGGGCCCTATGAGGATAGCGCCGTCGGCGGGAGCCTCCACGCGCCGATGCGGCCTGCACGACCGAAGGGCTCCGCTACCAGGATTTGAACCTGGACCAAGGGGACCAAAACCCCGTGTGCTGCCGAGTTACACCATAGCGGAATGAATCGGGCATTCCGCTTGAGCAGCGGGTTCATCCCGTTTTCACGGCACCCACTATGCCGGCCCCCCGGCGTCCCGTGCGCGAATAACCCCCCGGAAACCGGGCCCAAGATCGCCGAAGCGCCGTCGGCATGCCCGCGCGCGCACCCGGAAAACGTCTTCCCCGGGGTGCGCAGGGCAACAATGAGAAGGCGTACAGACCCCTCGCTTTCCGCTCATGACCTGCCATACTGACGGAACTTACGGCTCCGTAGGTTACGTCGCCGTAGCGTTGCCTGTCCCCGATCCGAGGGAATCCCTATGACCGTTTCCTCCTCCGGTTCCACCGGCGCCGGCGTGCTCGAAGCCGAACGGAAGTCCGCCGACTCCGCCACCCGCGGCACGCTCGGCGGCGAGCGCAAGCACGCCGCCGAACAGATCGCGCTGGCACTCTTCATCGGTGTCCCGTTCCTCGCGCTGGTGGCAGCCGTACCGGTCGCCTGGGGATGGGGGCTGTCCTGGCGCGACGTGGTGCTCGCGGTGGTGATGTACGCCATCACCGGCCACGGGATCACCATCGGGTTCCACCGCTACTTCACCCACGGGTCGTTCAAGGCCAAGCGCTGGGTCCGGATCGCGCTGGCGATCGCGGGCAACATGGCCGTACAGGGGCCGCTGGTGCGCTGGGTGGCCGACCACCGCAAGCACCACAAGTTCTCCGACAAGGAGGGCGACCCGCACTCGCCGTGGCGCTACGGCACCGGCGTCGGCGCGCTGTCCAAGGGCCTGTGGTGGGCGCACATGGGGTGGCTGTTCGACGTCGAGCAGACCTCGCAGGAAAAGTACGCGCCCGACCTGCTCAAGGACCGCGACATGATTCGCGTCTCCCGCCAGTTCCCGCTGTGGGTGGCCGTCTCGCTGGCCGCTCCGGCACTGGTCGGCGGGCTGTGGGCGTGGTCGTGGCAGGGCGCGGTGACCGCGTTCTTCTGGGCCGGCCTGGTCCGGGTCGCGCTGCTCCACCACGTGACGTGGTCGATCAACTCGATCTGCCACGCGGCGGGCGAGCGGCCGTTCAAGTCGCGCGACCGTTCCGGCAACGTGTGGTGGCTGGCCATCCCGTCGATGGGCGAGTCCTGGCACAACCTGCACCACGCGGACCAGACCAGCGCCCGGCACGGAGTGCTGCGCGGTCAGCTCGACAGCAGCGCTCGGACGATCCGCTGGATGGAGAAGCTGGGCTGGGTCTGGGACGTGCGTTGGCCGGACCGGGAACGGGTCGCCGCACGGCGCGCGGCATGATGGGCCAGTGACCGAGACCAGCAGGCGGAGTGCACCGCGCGGCGGCGGTCGTGTGCGCATGACCGGAAAAGAGCGCCGGGAGCAGTTGATCGACATCGGTCGAACGCTGTTCGCGGAGCGTGGCTACGACGCGACCAGTGTCGAGGAGATCGCGCACAAGGCCGGTGTGTCGAAGCCGGTGGTCTACGAACACTTCGGCGGCAAGGAAGGGCTGTACGCGGTCGTCGTGGACCGCGAGACGAGCGCGCTCCTCGACGGGGTGACCGGCGCACTGACCGGCGGCCACCCCCGCGAACTGCTGGAGCAGGCCGCCTTCGCGCTCCTCGACTACATCGACCAGAACACCGACGGCTTCCGCATCCTGGTCCGGGACTCCCCGGTGGCCCAGTCGACGGGCACCTTCGCCTCGCTGATCAGCGACATCGCCTCGCAGGTCGAGGACGTGCTCGGCCTGGAGTTCAAGTCGCGCGGCTACGATCCGAAGCTGGCCCCGATGTACGCGCAGATGCTGGTCGGCATGGTCGCCCTGACCGGCCAGTGGTGGCTGGACGTGCGCCGCCCCAAGAAGGCCGACGTCGCGGCCCATCTGGTCAACCTGGCCTGGAACGGCCTGTCCGGCATCGAACCGAAACCGAGACTGGTCGGCCGCCGCAGTTCCTGACCGGCCGCACTGTCTGCCGGTCATGGGCGCCACTGCGGCGGAGCACCACTCGGAATACTTCCACCGCGAATGGTATCGCTACAGATAGTATCCGTAGCGATACCATTCGCGGCCGTGCTTGTAGAGGTATGTTTCTTATAACTGTACTTCTACATCTGTGAGGCCCGGTGGACAAGCCCGTCGAGATGTTCGATCGCGACCACGAGTGGTCGGCGTTGAGCCGGTTCATCACCGACGCACAGCCGGGCGCCACGCTCGGGGTGGTCTCGGGGCGTCGTCGCCAGGGCAAGACGTTTCTCCTGGACGCCGCCTGTCGGGCCGCAGGAGGGTTCTACTTCGGTGCGACCGAAGCCACGGACGTCGAGTCGCTGCGGCGGATCAGCGCGGCCCTCACCGCCCATGTCCGACCTGCCACCCCGTACCACTTCGCCGACTGGTTCGAGGCCGTCGACGCGCTCCTGGCCCTCGGTGCGGAGCGCCCCGTGCCCGTGGTCATCGACGAGTTTCCCTATCTGGCCAGGGCCAACCCGGAGTTGCCCTCCGTCCTCCAGGAGGCGTTCCGACCCCTTCGCGAGCAACGCACCTCGTCCCGGGCTCGGATGTTGCTCTGTGGATCGGCCCTGTCCTTCATGGGCAAACTCCTTTCCGGCAACGCGCCGTTGCGTGGTCGCTCCGGTCTCGAGCTGATCATCCGCCCGCTCGATCACCGACTCGCCGCCCGCTTCTGGGACATCACCGATCCACGATTGGCCATGCGGGTCAACGCGATCGTCGGCGGGACCCCGGCCTATCGGCGCGAATTCGCGCGCGGCGATTCGCCCACCGGGCCCGAGGACTTCGACGACTGGGTCGTGCGCACGGTGCTCAATCCCGAAACTCCGCTCTTCCGCGAGGCCCGCTACCTGCTCGCCGAGGAGCCCGATCTTCGGGACACCGGCCTGTACCTGTCCGTCTTGGCCGCCGTCGCCGAAGGCAACGGCACCCGGGGCGGGGTGGCCGGTTACCTGGAGCGCAAGGCCACCGACATCGCGCACCCGATCAACGTCCTCGAGGACGCCGGACTGCTCCATCGCGACGCGGACATCTTCCGCGACAACCGATCCACCTACCGCATCGCCGAGCCGTTGATCGCCTTCTACCACGCGATCATGCGACCCGTTTGGGACCAGTTGGAACGCCCCGGGAGTGCCGGTCGGGTCTGGCAGGCCAGCCGTCGTCGTTTCACGAGCAACGTCCTGGGCCCGCACTACGAGCAGGTCTGTCGCGAATGGGCTCTGCACCACGCCGATCCCGACCTGATCGGTGGGCTGCCCGCACGGGTCGGGCACGGCGTCGTGCACGACGCCAAGGCTCGGGTCGGCC includes these proteins:
- a CDS encoding 50S ribosomal protein L25/general stress protein Ctc → MSEVRIVAEPRSEFGKGAARRARRAGKVPAVLYGHGSAPLHLALPGHELMLALKTPNVLFSLDIDGKAQLALPKDVQRHPIKRHLEHVDLLIVQKGETVTVEVPVSTVGEIAPGGLLETVVPALPVEADATALPGTIEIDVTGLEPGASVHAKDIKLPKGTALAGDPEAVILHILTPSAPEPTAEETAAEEA
- a CDS encoding ribose-phosphate diphosphokinase, with translation MSGIKVTPERKLMLFTGRAHPELAKEVASELGADLVPTKAFEFANGEIYVRFEDSVRGADAFVIQSHTAPINTWIMEQLIMIDALKRASAKRITVIVPFYGYARQDKKHRGREPISARLMADLFKTAGADRLMAVDLHTSQIQGFFDGPVDHLFALPLLADHVGKRVDRERLTVVSPDAGRVRVADQWTDRLGAPLAIIHKRRDPNIANEVTVHEVVGDVTGRTCVLVDDMIDTGGTICAAADALYENGAADVIVAATHAVLSGPAVDRLKNSRISEVIVTNSLPIEEERRFDKLTVLSIAPMVGRAIREVFEDGSVTSLFEGHS
- the glmU gene encoding bifunctional UDP-N-acetylglucosamine diphosphorylase/glucosamine-1-phosphate N-acetyltransferase GlmU, which gives rise to MSPIRPAAVVVLAAGEGTRMRSKTTPKVLHALAGRAMVGHVVEAARRLDPEDLIVVVGHGRDKVAAYLSVLDPTAKVVVQEEQNGTGHAVRVALDGLAASSREPDGVVLVTCGDTPLLTSDSLAALVATHESEGNAVTVLSAVVPDPAGYGRIVRENTPDGRGAVTAIVEHKDATAAQRAIAEINSGVYAFDGKLLREALGQITPHNSQGEEYLTDTLHVLREAGHRVGAAAAVDHREILGVNDRVQLAQARRVFNDRLIEAVMRAGVTVIDPATTWIDVDVTFEPDAVVHPNTQLHGVTSIAAEAVVGPNCTLLDTVVGPRAHVYNTTSEGAEIGPEATVGPYTYLRPGTRLAAKAKAGGFVEMKNAVVGEGSKVPHLTYVGDATIGVGTNIGAATIFVNYDGVNKHHTVVGDHVRVGSDTMLVAPIEIGDGAYTAAGSAITEDVPPGVMAVARGRQRNIDGWVARKRAGTASAQAAERALASSQGDAGDVHTTAGPNDGSAEANGKETVL
- a CDS encoding acyl-CoA desaturase, which encodes MTVSSSGSTGAGVLEAERKSADSATRGTLGGERKHAAEQIALALFIGVPFLALVAAVPVAWGWGLSWRDVVLAVVMYAITGHGITIGFHRYFTHGSFKAKRWVRIALAIAGNMAVQGPLVRWVADHRKHHKFSDKEGDPHSPWRYGTGVGALSKGLWWAHMGWLFDVEQTSQEKYAPDLLKDRDMIRVSRQFPLWVAVSLAAPALVGGLWAWSWQGAVTAFFWAGLVRVALLHHVTWSINSICHAAGERPFKSRDRSGNVWWLAIPSMGESWHNLHHADQTSARHGVLRGQLDSSARTIRWMEKLGWVWDVRWPDRERVAARRAA
- a CDS encoding TetR/AcrR family transcriptional regulator, translating into MTGKERREQLIDIGRTLFAERGYDATSVEEIAHKAGVSKPVVYEHFGGKEGLYAVVVDRETSALLDGVTGALTGGHPRELLEQAAFALLDYIDQNTDGFRILVRDSPVAQSTGTFASLISDIASQVEDVLGLEFKSRGYDPKLAPMYAQMLVGMVALTGQWWLDVRRPKKADVAAHLVNLAWNGLSGIEPKPRLVGRRSS
- a CDS encoding AAA family ATPase, yielding MDKPVEMFDRDHEWSALSRFITDAQPGATLGVVSGRRRQGKTFLLDAACRAAGGFYFGATEATDVESLRRISAALTAHVRPATPYHFADWFEAVDALLALGAERPVPVVIDEFPYLARANPELPSVLQEAFRPLREQRTSSRARMLLCGSALSFMGKLLSGNAPLRGRSGLELIIRPLDHRLAARFWDITDPRLAMRVNAIVGGTPAYRREFARGDSPTGPEDFDDWVVRTVLNPETPLFREARYLLAEEPDLRDTGLYLSVLAAVAEGNGTRGGVAGYLERKATDIAHPINVLEDAGLLHRDADIFRDNRSTYRIAEPLIAFYHAIMRPVWDQLERPGSAGRVWQASRRRFTSNVLGPHYEQVCREWALHHADPDLIGGLPARVGHGVVHDAKARVGHEVDVAVIGIADGGRPPLLAIGEAKWNDTIGIAHIDRLRAIRDLIRNAGRYDTSETRLICFSGAGFNDKARAAAAADPDIRLVGLDTIYGTTPR